In Oncorhynchus clarkii lewisi isolate Uvic-CL-2024 chromosome 24, UVic_Ocla_1.0, whole genome shotgun sequence, one DNA window encodes the following:
- the LOC139382545 gene encoding endothelial cell-selective adhesion molecule-like isoform X3: protein MAMSGRVRALLLLLWIFQGDSQRVEMPRRDMEVVKGQMVVLQAWYSPTSDIGRNSVIWNFMANDSKQVISYSNGEPGIGSPEFRKRVGFSLSMPSANLSIYINNTQESDSGRYLCNVIIPGAAGLSGEMRLNVKVPPSPPVCLMTGSSVLNGNVTLSCKSSSGKPIPQYKWTKNAPMSEVFFSPMQNERQGTLRLSNLTKSMSGKYVCRASNTAGSDTCSINLEVFTSSNAGAIVAATLGSIVALVAIILFLVFILRRRDHEEEELANDIKEDAQAPKRVSWAKSGTGSDLLSKNGTLSSIATTPHLRDPQQPNNFRYPYPTAPASDTGSVFNAYRLRPGEPNPLQGLPGYISGTPPPRHTRPLCVANNIDATSPHRHSRPPSSNHISGTLPPGHTRPLSTSIIVDTPPHGFSQPPSPNHVGVTSPHGHSRPPSSNNIGTPSPHGNSQPPSSNNIGAPSPHGHSRPPSSNHIGGNAPHRHSRPPSSNHSRPPSISSIPHYGHSRTSSSNGAPAHSPPGHMVTDPDKTEGAQPQVPHPLTSPISSTTLACIGAVPAQSQAGSLV, encoded by the exons GTGACTCCCAGCGGGTGGAGATGCCCAGGAGAGATATGGAGGTGGTGAAGGGTCAGATGGTGGTCCTGCAGGCATGGTACAGCCCCACATCTGATATCGGCAGGAACAGTGTCATCTGGAACTTCATGGCCAACGACTCCAAGCAG GTCATCTCCTACAGTAACGGTGAGCCAGGGATCGGTAGTCCTGAGTTCAGGAAGCGTGTTGGGTTCAGCCTGTCCATGCCCTCGGCCAATCTCTCCATCTACATCAACAACACCCAGGAGTCAGACTCAGGACGATACCTCTGCAATGTCATCATCCCTGGAGCCGCCGGACTCTCTGGAGAAATGCGCCTTAATGTCAAAG tcccTCCCTCGCCTCCAGTGTGCTTGATGACTGGGTCATCTGTGCTGAACGGCAACGTGACACTGAGCTGTAAGTCCAGCTCGGGCAAACCCATCCCTCAGTACAAGTGGACCAAGAATGCCCCCATGTCAGAGGTCTTCTTTTCCCCCATGCAGA atgAGAGGCAAGGCACCCTCAGGCTGAGTAACCTCACTAAGAGCATGTCAGGGAAATATGTGTGCCGAGCTAGCAACACTGCCGGCTCTGACACTTGCTCTATCAACCTGGAGGTCTTCACCT CCTCTAATGCTGGAGCGATTGTTGCTGCTACTCTGGGGTCCATCGTGGCACTGGTAGCCATCATACTCTTCCTCGTCTTCAtactgaggaggagagaccaTGAAGAGGAGGAGCTAGCCAATGATATCAA GGAGGATGCCCAGGCACCCAAGCGTGTTTCCTGGGCAAAGAGCGGCACTGGCTCAGACCTCCTCTCCAAAAATGGCACGCTGTCCTCCATAGCCACGACCCCGCATCTACGAGACCCCCAGCAGCCCAACAACTTCCGCTACCCCTACCCCACTGCTCCGGCCTCTGACACAGGCTCTGTGTTCAATGCCTACCGCCTTCGGCCTGGAGAGCCCAACCCCTTGCAGGGCCTCCCAGGGTACATCAGTGGCACACCTCCACCCAGGCACACCAGACCCCTCTGTGTTGCAAACAACATTGATGCCACCTCTCCACACAGGCACAGTCGACCCCCCAGTTCTAACCACATCAGTGGGACTCTACCCCCTGGCCACACCCGGCCCCTCAGCACTAGTATCATTGTTGACACCCCTCCCCATGGGTTCAGTCAACCCCCCAGTCCTAACCATGTTGGTGTCACCTCTCCACATGGGCACAGCAGACCCCCTAGCTCTAACAACATTGGTACCCCCTCCCCACATGGGAACAGTCAACCCCCAAGTTCTAACAATATCGGTGCCCCCTCTCCACATGGGCACAGCAGACCACCAAGCTCGAACCACATTGGCGGTAACGCTCCACACAGGCACAGTCGACCTCCCAGTTCCAACCACAGCCGACCTCCCAGCATCAGTAGCATTCCTCACTATGGACATAGCAGAACCTCCAGTTCCAACGGTGCCCCAGCCCATTCCCCACCTGGCCACATGGTCACAGACCCCGACAAAACTGAGGGCGCCCAGCCCCAGGTGCCACACCCTCTCACCTCGCCAATCAGCTCCACCACCCTGGCCTGTATAGGTGCTGTGCCCGCTCAGAGCCAGGCTGGATCACTGGTATAG
- the LOC139382545 gene encoding endothelial cell-selective adhesion molecule-like isoform X1, with translation MAMSGRVRALLLLLWIFQGDSQRVEMPRRDMEVVKGQMVVLQAWYSPTSDIGRNSVIWNFMANDSKQVISYSNGEPGIGSPEFRKRVGFSLSMPSANLSIYINNTQESDSGRYLCNVIIPGAAGLSGEMRLNVKVPPSPPVCLMTGSSVLNGNVTLSCKSSSGKPIPQYKWTKNAPMSEVFFSPMQKWRACPSTLLVLGFMDERQGTLRLSNLTKSMSGKYVCRASNTAGSDTCSINLEVFTSSNAGAIVAATLGSIVALVAIILFLVFILRRRDHEEEELANDIKEDAQAPKRVSWAKSGTGSDLLSKNGTLSSIATTPHLRDPQQPNNFRYPYPTAPASDTGSVFNAYRLRPGEPNPLQGLPGYISGTPPPRHTRPLCVANNIDATSPHRHSRPPSSNHISGTLPPGHTRPLSTSIIVDTPPHGFSQPPSPNHVGVTSPHGHSRPPSSNNIGTPSPHGNSQPPSSNNIGAPSPHGHSRPPSSNHIGGNAPHRHSRPPSSNHSRPPSISSIPHYGHSRTSSSNGAPAHSPPGHMVTDPDKTEGAQPQVPHPLTSPISSTTLACIGAVPAQSQAGSLV, from the exons GTGACTCCCAGCGGGTGGAGATGCCCAGGAGAGATATGGAGGTGGTGAAGGGTCAGATGGTGGTCCTGCAGGCATGGTACAGCCCCACATCTGATATCGGCAGGAACAGTGTCATCTGGAACTTCATGGCCAACGACTCCAAGCAG GTCATCTCCTACAGTAACGGTGAGCCAGGGATCGGTAGTCCTGAGTTCAGGAAGCGTGTTGGGTTCAGCCTGTCCATGCCCTCGGCCAATCTCTCCATCTACATCAACAACACCCAGGAGTCAGACTCAGGACGATACCTCTGCAATGTCATCATCCCTGGAGCCGCCGGACTCTCTGGAGAAATGCGCCTTAATGTCAAAG tcccTCCCTCGCCTCCAGTGTGCTTGATGACTGGGTCATCTGTGCTGAACGGCAACGTGACACTGAGCTGTAAGTCCAGCTCGGGCAAACCCATCCCTCAGTACAAGTGGACCAAGAATGCCCCCATGTCAGAGGTCTTCTTTTCCCCCATGCAGA AATGGAGAGCCTGCCCCTCGACCTTGCTTGTTCTAGGGTTCATGG atgAGAGGCAAGGCACCCTCAGGCTGAGTAACCTCACTAAGAGCATGTCAGGGAAATATGTGTGCCGAGCTAGCAACACTGCCGGCTCTGACACTTGCTCTATCAACCTGGAGGTCTTCACCT CCTCTAATGCTGGAGCGATTGTTGCTGCTACTCTGGGGTCCATCGTGGCACTGGTAGCCATCATACTCTTCCTCGTCTTCAtactgaggaggagagaccaTGAAGAGGAGGAGCTAGCCAATGATATCAA GGAGGATGCCCAGGCACCCAAGCGTGTTTCCTGGGCAAAGAGCGGCACTGGCTCAGACCTCCTCTCCAAAAATGGCACGCTGTCCTCCATAGCCACGACCCCGCATCTACGAGACCCCCAGCAGCCCAACAACTTCCGCTACCCCTACCCCACTGCTCCGGCCTCTGACACAGGCTCTGTGTTCAATGCCTACCGCCTTCGGCCTGGAGAGCCCAACCCCTTGCAGGGCCTCCCAGGGTACATCAGTGGCACACCTCCACCCAGGCACACCAGACCCCTCTGTGTTGCAAACAACATTGATGCCACCTCTCCACACAGGCACAGTCGACCCCCCAGTTCTAACCACATCAGTGGGACTCTACCCCCTGGCCACACCCGGCCCCTCAGCACTAGTATCATTGTTGACACCCCTCCCCATGGGTTCAGTCAACCCCCCAGTCCTAACCATGTTGGTGTCACCTCTCCACATGGGCACAGCAGACCCCCTAGCTCTAACAACATTGGTACCCCCTCCCCACATGGGAACAGTCAACCCCCAAGTTCTAACAATATCGGTGCCCCCTCTCCACATGGGCACAGCAGACCACCAAGCTCGAACCACATTGGCGGTAACGCTCCACACAGGCACAGTCGACCTCCCAGTTCCAACCACAGCCGACCTCCCAGCATCAGTAGCATTCCTCACTATGGACATAGCAGAACCTCCAGTTCCAACGGTGCCCCAGCCCATTCCCCACCTGGCCACATGGTCACAGACCCCGACAAAACTGAGGGCGCCCAGCCCCAGGTGCCACACCCTCTCACCTCGCCAATCAGCTCCACCACCCTGGCCTGTATAGGTGCTGTGCCCGCTCAGAGCCAGGCTGGATCACTGGTATAG
- the LOC139382545 gene encoding endothelial cell-selective adhesion molecule-like isoform X2, whose translation MIHLQLTSSGDWPAPCDSQRVEMPRRDMEVVKGQMVVLQAWYSPTSDIGRNSVIWNFMANDSKQVISYSNGEPGIGSPEFRKRVGFSLSMPSANLSIYINNTQESDSGRYLCNVIIPGAAGLSGEMRLNVKVPPSPPVCLMTGSSVLNGNVTLSCKSSSGKPIPQYKWTKNAPMSEVFFSPMQKWRACPSTLLVLGFMDERQGTLRLSNLTKSMSGKYVCRASNTAGSDTCSINLEVFTSSNAGAIVAATLGSIVALVAIILFLVFILRRRDHEEEELANDIKEDAQAPKRVSWAKSGTGSDLLSKNGTLSSIATTPHLRDPQQPNNFRYPYPTAPASDTGSVFNAYRLRPGEPNPLQGLPGYISGTPPPRHTRPLCVANNIDATSPHRHSRPPSSNHISGTLPPGHTRPLSTSIIVDTPPHGFSQPPSPNHVGVTSPHGHSRPPSSNNIGTPSPHGNSQPPSSNNIGAPSPHGHSRPPSSNHIGGNAPHRHSRPPSSNHSRPPSISSIPHYGHSRTSSSNGAPAHSPPGHMVTDPDKTEGAQPQVPHPLTSPISSTTLACIGAVPAQSQAGSLV comes from the exons ATGATCCATCTTCAGCTGACCAGCTCAGGGGACTGGCCGGCACCCT GTGACTCCCAGCGGGTGGAGATGCCCAGGAGAGATATGGAGGTGGTGAAGGGTCAGATGGTGGTCCTGCAGGCATGGTACAGCCCCACATCTGATATCGGCAGGAACAGTGTCATCTGGAACTTCATGGCCAACGACTCCAAGCAG GTCATCTCCTACAGTAACGGTGAGCCAGGGATCGGTAGTCCTGAGTTCAGGAAGCGTGTTGGGTTCAGCCTGTCCATGCCCTCGGCCAATCTCTCCATCTACATCAACAACACCCAGGAGTCAGACTCAGGACGATACCTCTGCAATGTCATCATCCCTGGAGCCGCCGGACTCTCTGGAGAAATGCGCCTTAATGTCAAAG tcccTCCCTCGCCTCCAGTGTGCTTGATGACTGGGTCATCTGTGCTGAACGGCAACGTGACACTGAGCTGTAAGTCCAGCTCGGGCAAACCCATCCCTCAGTACAAGTGGACCAAGAATGCCCCCATGTCAGAGGTCTTCTTTTCCCCCATGCAGA AATGGAGAGCCTGCCCCTCGACCTTGCTTGTTCTAGGGTTCATGG atgAGAGGCAAGGCACCCTCAGGCTGAGTAACCTCACTAAGAGCATGTCAGGGAAATATGTGTGCCGAGCTAGCAACACTGCCGGCTCTGACACTTGCTCTATCAACCTGGAGGTCTTCACCT CCTCTAATGCTGGAGCGATTGTTGCTGCTACTCTGGGGTCCATCGTGGCACTGGTAGCCATCATACTCTTCCTCGTCTTCAtactgaggaggagagaccaTGAAGAGGAGGAGCTAGCCAATGATATCAA GGAGGATGCCCAGGCACCCAAGCGTGTTTCCTGGGCAAAGAGCGGCACTGGCTCAGACCTCCTCTCCAAAAATGGCACGCTGTCCTCCATAGCCACGACCCCGCATCTACGAGACCCCCAGCAGCCCAACAACTTCCGCTACCCCTACCCCACTGCTCCGGCCTCTGACACAGGCTCTGTGTTCAATGCCTACCGCCTTCGGCCTGGAGAGCCCAACCCCTTGCAGGGCCTCCCAGGGTACATCAGTGGCACACCTCCACCCAGGCACACCAGACCCCTCTGTGTTGCAAACAACATTGATGCCACCTCTCCACACAGGCACAGTCGACCCCCCAGTTCTAACCACATCAGTGGGACTCTACCCCCTGGCCACACCCGGCCCCTCAGCACTAGTATCATTGTTGACACCCCTCCCCATGGGTTCAGTCAACCCCCCAGTCCTAACCATGTTGGTGTCACCTCTCCACATGGGCACAGCAGACCCCCTAGCTCTAACAACATTGGTACCCCCTCCCCACATGGGAACAGTCAACCCCCAAGTTCTAACAATATCGGTGCCCCCTCTCCACATGGGCACAGCAGACCACCAAGCTCGAACCACATTGGCGGTAACGCTCCACACAGGCACAGTCGACCTCCCAGTTCCAACCACAGCCGACCTCCCAGCATCAGTAGCATTCCTCACTATGGACATAGCAGAACCTCCAGTTCCAACGGTGCCCCAGCCCATTCCCCACCTGGCCACATGGTCACAGACCCCGACAAAACTGAGGGCGCCCAGCCCCAGGTGCCACACCCTCTCACCTCGCCAATCAGCTCCACCACCCTGGCCTGTATAGGTGCTGTGCCCGCTCAGAGCCAGGCTGGATCACTGGTATAG